In Streptomyces rapamycinicus NRRL 5491, the genomic stretch TGCCGACACCCTCCGGTTCGTGTTGTTCGAGGCCAGGCGCTCGCGCTCGATCCGGTCGGCGTCCGGGTGGCGGCCTTCCCTCAGGAGCAGTTCGGCCTGCCGCTCGGTCACCACGTCACCGGCCGTGAGGCCGACCGCGGCCAGGCCCCGGCCCTCCAGACGCCGGGCAGGACACCGGCTTCGTCCTGGGCGGCGCGCAGCGACTTGCCCGCAGGGCGGCGCCCATCGCCTACCATCACGCCGCGGAAGGGATAGCGCCACCCGTTACTCGGGCGAACCTCGGCTTTACTGATCACCGCCCCATGGAACCCCCGCGTTGACCTGCGGAAAAGCGCGATCTGGGGTACTTCCCGCCGGGCGGGAGGCCATCACCAGATTTTTACCGTGGCACCCGTCAGGCGGGCCGTCCCGCCAGCCGAACCCGGGATTCAGACGGCCTCGGCAACAGTGCCGCTCGTTGTCGCGCGCTACATCAGCTTTTTGTGGTGCTGGGAGAGCCTGTGAGGAGTCCGAGTCCCAGCGGGGTGCAGGAGTGCCAGACGGTTTTGCCGTCGCGGTGGGCGGTGGTGAGGCGGGCGGCGCGGAGGGTTTTGGTGTGTTCGGACACGGAGGACTTTGCCAGGTCGAGTTGGCGGGCGAGGTCGGTGGTGGTACGTGGTCGGGTGAGCTGTTCCAGGATGGCGGCGCGGGTGCCTCCCAATAGCGTGGCCAGGGCGTTGGCGGTTGGGTCGTTCAGGAGGGGCAGAGGGGTTACGGCCGGGTAGACCAGGAACGTTGACTGGGCGTATCTGCCGACCAGGGGCCGACCGGTCCAGAAGACGGACGGCAGCAGGGTGATGCCGTGGCCGTCGAGTGTGATCTCGACGTTGTCGGTGCTGTCGAACTCGAGGGTGGTGCCCTGCCAGCGTCCCTCGGGGGTGAGGCCTGCCAGCGTCGCGCGGATGCCCTGGGCGGCCAGGAGCTGGACACGCCAGGCGCGTTCGGCGTCGAACCCGGCGCGGATGCGTTCCCACGAGCGGTCCAGGACGCCTGCGCGTGCTGATCGTACGGAGTGTTCGAGGATCTGCCACGCTTCCCGGTCACGGTCGGCCAGCAGGCGGGTCCACGGGAGTGGGCGGCGGTCGACGGCGTGGACGCGGTGCAGCTCGGTGCGGACGAACGGCGTGGAGGCCGACAGGACCTGGTCGAGCCCGTCGTCGAATCCCTGGCTGAGCGGGTCCAGGAACAGCGGCCCCTTGGCCGTGGCGGGCACCAGTTCCAACAGCGGTCTGGCGGAGCGTGGCAGGGCGTGGAGCGTCCGCTGTCGCCAGAGGGTGAACAGCGGGTCGGGCCGCTGCAGCGCCGCGATGGCGAGGGTCAGTTCCACCATGGGTGCTGGCTCGTCGGCGAAGGTCACGTGCATCAGGTCTTCGGTAGTGAAGCACAACCGCAGCACGGTTCCCCCTTGCCCTGGGTCGGTCCAGTACCGCACGGTTCGGTCAGGAGCGAATCGAATGCGTGAGTCACGCTCGAACCCGATGGTGGGACAGCGGTTCCGAGTGTGAGCCGTACGTCGGACAGGCGGAAGCCGCTAACCAGCCACAGGACCACCAGGCTGCTCCCGCGGGCACACCAGCACTCGATGGGCTACTTGACCAACATCCCATCGGAGATCGCTCGACTGACTTCCGGACGTTCATGCACGCCACGAAGATCAAGGGAGCACACGAATGCGTACTCGAGTCTGGCTCACCAGCGTTGCCCTGGGAGCTGCCCTGGTGGCCGGCGGCACCGTCGCCACCGCGCATGCGGCATCCGCGTCCTCCGACGCGAGCGCGACCACCTCTGGCCCGGTGGTGCCTTTCGCACACACCGACATCGGTACCTACCGCACCCTGAACGCCTGCCTGGCAGCCGGGGAGAGCTCGATCTACTCCGACTGGTACTGCCGTAAGAGCACCACCACCAGCAATTGGCACCTCTGGGCAGACCTGAACTCGTAGGCTGTGACGGTCGGCTGTCCGGACGGGCTGGTGACGGCCGGCAACCGCTGGCGAGCGGGGAGCCGATACTGAGCTGGATCTCCGACCCGTCCCGGGCCAAGGCTCAGCGCATGATAGGTGCGTGACGCTGTCGGGGATCTTGGTCGAGAACCCCGTTTGAAGATCATCACTCTGACTAGGCAGGGCCCCCGCCGGGTCTTTCCAGTCAGCGACAACCCGGTCTGAGCGACGGCCAGTTCACCGAGAAGCCGTTTCCGGCCCCGCGGAATTGAGTAACTTGGTTCTCCATGCTGCCGCAGTGTCCGAGGGCGCTGAGTACGCCGGGGAGGGGTGTCGGGTTTGCGTCGGCGCGTACGGTTACCGCGAACAGTGAGCCGGGGAACGCTGCCGTCGGCGCGGGCGCCGTTGGGCTCACGCCGTTCGGCCCGACGGCGCCGGGGTGGCCAGGTCGGCGGGCTCAGGAGTCGCGAGGCTCCTACCAGTCAGCAGAACGATCGATGGTTCGGCCGCCTGGAACGCGGCGCAGGGTTACTGGTGAGTTTGTCGACGCTGGCTGCCACCCTGCTCGCGGTGGTTTCCATCCAGCAGGTACGGAGCGAGCAACGTCTCAACGAGCAAGGCCAGATCACCGACCGGTACAGCGCCGCAGGGGCCCAGCTGGGGGATTCCTCGATCGATGTTCGACTGACCGGCATCTATGCCCTTCAGCGGATCATGCAGGACTCCCCACGCGATCAGCCCACCATCGTCAATGTGCTCTGCGCCTATGTCCGAACCCACGCCGCGCTCCCGGCCAAGCAAAGGCCCGCGATCAGGCACGAGACCAATGAGCTCCGCCGCGACCTGGGCCAGCCCGCAGCGGACGTGGCGGCCGCGCTGAAAGTCATCGGGGACAGGAACCCTGCGCTGGACCGAGGCAGCACCGTCGACCTGCGACATACGGATCTGACAGGTGCGGACTTGGACCGTGCCCACCTACCTCGGGCGGACCTGTATGGAGCGCGGCTCCTCCGAGCCAGCTTCGAAAACGGGGATCTACGAGGCGCCGAACTTGAGGTCACCGACTCACGCGAAGCAAACTTTGACCACGCCGACATGAGGCGTATCGGTCTGGCCGGTGCGGACCTTGGTGGCGCCGTTGTGGCCTCCGCAGATCTGCGGGGGGGGGCAAGCGACCTCCTGCGTCAGGAGTTGCTCGAGGCAGTCCCCAATCGCTTCACGAAGCTCTCCCCGCGTCTAGCCCGAGATCCGCAGGTCATCCAGCGTGAGTGCGAGAGTGATCCACCGTGCCACGGCGAAGGTGCAGGGCTCCCGTGAGCCCCGCCGCTCCAGCCCTGCCTCCACCAGCCTCAGATATGCAGAGAACTCCGAGGGCCCCGGCGATGCAGCATCGGCATGTCTCGCCAGCACCTCGACCACGCTGGACGACTCCGATTTCCAAGATCCCTGACAGCGTCAGGTACTTAGTACCTGACGCTGTCAGGGATCTTGGTCGAGCGCCTTTATGGGAGATCACCGAGCTGACGGGACGGTCCCCGTGGGGTGCTGCGCCAGGGTTGGACTCGGCGGTCGGTCTGCGGACCGGTCTCGGGCAAGGTGGTGACCACCACCTTGAGGACGATCACCTCAGCCTGCGGGGTGGGTAGCGACGCGCCAGGACCGAGGCCGGGGGATGTGCTGCCAGTCGAGGAAGCCCTGGAGAGCGGTTGGGTTCCGGGGCTGCCGGACGGGTGCCGGCGGCAGGTGGACGCCGATGCGTTCGAGGTTGACCGCGATGGCGGTCAGGACGTGCTGGACGTGGGCCTTGTCTTCGCTGCGGTAGCGGCACTGGCGCATGCCGTGTCCGTTGACGAACTTGCTGATCGTGCTCTCGATGGCGGCCCGCAGTGAGTAGCGCGAGAGCCATTCCTGGGTCTGCTGCTCGGTCCGGGATTCGGACTGGATGTCGTAGAGCTCGCGCGGCAGGAAGGTGACCTTCCGGGCGTCGGTACGCGTGCAGGCGGCCTTCACCGGGCACTGGCGGCAGTCGTTCGGGGAGAACTCCACATTGACGTAGGGCGCGAGGGACGGCGGTGTCGACCACCGGCGACTCACCTTGCCCTGCGGACAGGTCACCTCTTTGGCATCCCAGTCGATGGCGAAGGCGTCGCGGTGGAACACGGTGCCCTTGCGGGACTGCCGAGTGCTCTTGGCCCGGATCGGTCCGACCAGGCCGACACCGTGCTCGCGGGCAACCCGCTGTTTGAGCGCGACGGAGAGGTAGCCGCCATCGACGAAGTGCTCCTTCGACAACAGGTTCCGGTGATCGAGGCTGGTCATGATGCCGGGAAGGGCCTTGGTGTCGTGGACGGCGGCCCTGGTGGTGGTCACGTCCGTGATCACGCTCGGAGCGTCGGGGTCACAGGTTTCGGTGACGTGCGCCAGGAAGCCTTTCCAGCGGGTCTCGCCGCGGCGCGCGTAGCGGGCGCTCAGATCGTAGGGCGAGACGATGGCGACGGCCGAGGGAGGCAGACCGGCGTTCTCCAGCTCCCGCCACTTCGGCCGGTCCTGGGCATCAATGCAGTAGTTCTGCACGAAGATCTGGCGAAGAGCCTGCACCTGCTCGCCGTCGCGGAGGGCGGGCAGGTAGCGGTGGACATAGCGCAGGAGCAGACAGACGTCCCCGCCGGTGTCCTTGATCCGGGTCTTGGGCTTGGAGGGGTTCTTCCCCAGTCGGGCCGCGCGGCCGTAGCGCTTTCCCCAATCCTCTGTCACCAGACCGACCAGCTCGTGCGGCGCCCGGCGGGCGAGTTCCTCCAGGGCAGCGCGCATCGCCTCGGTGACCAGCTCCAGGCGGGTCAGGTCCCGCACCGCGGCCAGGACGTGAGTGGAGTCGGTGTGCTGCCGTCCGCGTTCCCCGACCAGGCCGAGGGCCCTGATCTTCTCCAGCGCGAGGTCCAGCAGCTTGTCGGCCCGGCCCTCCTCGGCCAGGCGCTCACGGAAGTCCGCGAGAACGCTGTGGTGGAAGCCGGGGTCCTCCAGCTCCATGGCCAGGGCGTATTTGAAGTCGATGCGGTTGCGCACGGACTCGGCGGCCTGCCGGTCGGACAGCTCCAGCAGGAACTGCAGGACCGACACGGTCGCCAACTGGGCAGGTGACAGGCCCGGCTTGCCGTCCCGCGGATACCACTCCTCAAAGTCCTCGTCGCTCCACAGACCGTTGAGATGGTCACGGATGGCCATAGCCGTGGTGCCCCTGGGGTTGCTCGCACGGGCAACTCGCACGGTCAGCTCGGGAATCACGCAGCCAGTACGGGGGCGAACACACATCTCGGGTCCTCCGGAGTCGCGGGACGCCAACCGTCCCACCCGCACACATCTCCGAACCCGAGATTCCCGGCACGGCCACCACGAACGAGTGAACGCCATCGACACGTCAGCCACTCCAGCCACGTGGACAACGGCCGACACGAACGAAGCGTTCGCCTAACGGTCACCAACGCATCGCTGCGGCCATCAGGGGCTCGCCAACCTACCTGTAAAGCTCTGATCAGGGGGAAACACATCGTTTACCAGCACGTAGACCACGCTGGGCAACTCCGATTTTCAAGATCCCCGACAGCGTCACGCACTGAGAAGTGCGGCTGTGCCACGTCCGGCACGGAGACTGCCGAACCGACGACCACGACGCGAGCGCCGGTGTCGTCGGCGTACTCCCGCGTCAGCTCGGGGGAGAGTCTCCAGTTTGCGCTTCTCGATGTTCTCCTCGGCGACTTCGGCCAGCATCGACGCGTCGCGTTCCGCTCCCTGGGAGAAGCGGGATTCCTCCCCATGGGCGTAGAAGTAGCCGAGCGGGATCTCCAGACCCACCAGCACGAGCAGTGCCAGCGCCAGGTAGCTCTGCGGCAGGCGGCGGGTCATGACACGGCCTTGGGAGGCGAGCCGTCGCCGGGCTGCCCGGCGGGAACGGTGAGGTGGAAACCGACACCGCGTGCGGTGGCGATCCAGGCAGGATCACCAAGTTTGCGACGCAGGGCGGCGACGTGCGCGTCCAGCGTCTTGGTGGGTTCGAGTGCGGGTCCCATACCGAGTCCATGATCTGCTGCCGGGAGTGCACCGCGCCGGGATCCTGGGCGAGATTAGGCGAGCAGGTCGAACTCCCGCGCGGAGACAGGGCCACTTCACATCCGCCGAGGCGGACCTCCCGGGTGCGCCGGTCGATCTCCAGCACCCCCAGCCGCCGCGGACCGGCTCCGGCCATGGACGACGGAGGCATCTCGGCGGATACCGGGGTGTCCGCCGCCAGGCCAGGTGGCCGGCGGTGTGACGGGCCACGGCCCGGATGCGGGCGACCAGTTCCCGCACGCCGAACGGCTTGGCGACATAGAGGTCACGCGGATAGGCGCGGTTGGGGCCCCGGCAGCAGAACGGGCACAGGTCTTGGTGATCATGGAGTTGCGACGCTCTGTGATCACTGGGGAGACCTGTGCCCGCGCTTCCATCATGGCTGACCGAACCGCTCTGGGACCAATTCGCGGCCCTGTTGCCCGAGCGGCCGGTCTACCGCCCGGACCATCCGCTGGGCTGCCACCGTCGACGTATCAGCGATCGGGTCGTTTTCGACAAGCTCCTGCAACTGCTGCGATTCGGCTGTTCTTACGAGGCGATCGCCGACACGACCTGCTCGGCCACCACAATCCGCAGCCACCGCGACGAGTGGATCCGACTCGGCGTCCTCGCCCGGCTCAAGCAGATCGCGCTGGAGTCCTACGACCGGATCGTCGGCCTCGTCCTCGACCAGATCGCCGTGGACGGCTCCATCACCAAGGCGCCCGGAGGCGGCGAGTCCGCAGGCCGGTCACCGTTCGACCGCGGCAAACGGGGCGTGAAACGCTCGGGCATGACGGACGGATACGGCATCCCTCTGGGTCGTGTCCTGGCCGGAGCCAACCGCCACGACTCCCCGTTACTCGCTCCGACCCTGGACCACCTGGACGACTTCGGCCCTTTACCCGACGACATCACCGTGCACCTGGACGCCGGCTACGACTCGGACACCACCCGCGCCCTGCTCGACGAAAGCGGCCTTCACGGCCACATCGAAGGCACCGATCCAGGCCAGTCGACGTTGGCATGTCGAACGCACCTACGCCTGGCAGAACGCCTTCCACCGGCTCGCCCGCTGCTACGAGCGCCGCACCACCGTCATCGACGACGCCTTCTTCGACCTCGCCGACACCATCATCACCGTACGCAGCCTGATTCGACGAGCATGGACCACCCACCGCTGGGACGAACGCCCCGGCCGCCGGCCAGGACCGCACACCTCTACCCGCGCGACCCCTCACGGCTAGGAATCACGAAGCTGCACCGCAGCCCGTGCCAGGCAACCGCGAGCACTCCCGAACTACGTGAATCGGACCCGTCATACGGCGCGCCCCAGCAAGGAAAGAAGCTGAACGGCGGGGTCGGTGCTGGTGGTGCGCACCGGAGCAGCGAAGATTCCCAGGCCTGCCACTCTCTCGGCGTTGGCGCGCGCGTAGGCCAGGCTGTGGTCGACCGCGGCCGGGTCGAGCCACTCGGGCTGGCCGCACCCGCGGGCCAGGCCCCACTCGTGGATGCACGCGCGCACGGGATCTGC encodes the following:
- a CDS encoding ArsR/SmtB family transcription factor, which translates into the protein MHVTFADEPAPMVELTLAIAALQRPDPLFTLWRQRTLHALPRSARPLLELVPATAKGPLFLDPLSQGFDDGLDQVLSASTPFVRTELHRVHAVDRRPLPWTRLLADRDREAWQILEHSVRSARAGVLDRSWERIRAGFDAERAWRVQLLAAQGIRATLAGLTPEGRWQGTTLEFDSTDNVEITLDGHGITLLPSVFWTGRPLVGRYAQSTFLVYPAVTPLPLLNDPTANALATLLGGTRAAILEQLTRPRTTTDLARQLDLAKSSVSEHTKTLRAARLTTAHRDGKTVWHSCTPLGLGLLTGSPSTTKS
- a CDS encoding pentapeptide repeat-containing protein, translating into MSLSTLAATLLAVVSIQQVRSEQRLNEQGQITDRYSAAGAQLGDSSIDVRLTGIYALQRIMQDSPRDQPTIVNVLCAYVRTHAALPAKQRPAIRHETNELRRDLGQPAADVAAALKVIGDRNPALDRGSTVDLRHTDLTGADLDRAHLPRADLYGARLLRASFENGDLRGAELEVTDSREANFDHADMRRIGLAGADLGGAVVASADLRGGASDLLRQELLEAVPNRFTKLSPRLARDPQVIQRECESDPPCHGEGAGLP
- a CDS encoding IS1182 family transposase, whose amino-acid sequence is MCVRPRTGCVIPELTVRVARASNPRGTTAMAIRDHLNGLWSDEDFEEWYPRDGKPGLSPAQLATVSVLQFLLELSDRQAAESVRNRIDFKYALAMELEDPGFHHSVLADFRERLAEEGRADKLLDLALEKIRALGLVGERGRQHTDSTHVLAAVRDLTRLELVTEAMRAALEELARRAPHELVGLVTEDWGKRYGRAARLGKNPSKPKTRIKDTGGDVCLLLRYVHRYLPALRDGEQVQALRQIFVQNYCIDAQDRPKWRELENAGLPPSAVAIVSPYDLSARYARRGETRWKGFLAHVTETCDPDAPSVITDVTTTRAAVHDTKALPGIMTSLDHRNLLSKEHFVDGGYLSVALKQRVAREHGVGLVGPIRAKSTRQSRKGTVFHRDAFAIDWDAKEVTCPQGKVSRRWSTPPSLAPYVNVEFSPNDCRQCPVKAACTRTDARKVTFLPRELYDIQSESRTEQQTQEWLSRYSLRAAIESTISKFVNGHGMRQCRYRSEDKAHVQHVLTAIAVNLERIGVHLPPAPVRQPRNPTALQGFLDWQHIPRPRSWRVATHPAG
- a CDS encoding winged helix-turn-helix domain-containing protein, yielding MGPALEPTKTLDAHVAALRRKLGDPAWIATARGVGFHLTVPAGQPGDGSPPKAVS